The Methylomagnum ishizawai genome has a window encoding:
- the metA gene encoding homoserine O-succinyltransferase MetA — MPLVAHTDLPTFQRLHDEGQEILSVERASHQDIREMHIGLLNMMPDAALEATERQFFRLVGAANPIVQFHMHPFTIRGQERSPEALAHIGRYYESFEQIKAQGLDGLIVSGANVSQPRLPEEPFWQPLTEVFDWARENVTSILCSCLATHALFEYATGIPRTHLGFKRWGVYSHHVVERRHPLVSTINTRFDVPHSRFNEIFREDMERAGLKVLVESAEAGVHLAVSRDLLRVVYFQGHPEYDTVSLLKEYKREVLRYYHGEREDYPPFPEHYFNTEVGEVLSEYGQHLRSARRAGQPAPEFPEPDILRHLDNTWRDTAKAVFNNWLGLIYQVTDQDRRKPLMDHVDPGNPLGLRL; from the coding sequence ATGCCCTTGGTTGCCCATACCGATTTGCCCACCTTCCAGCGCCTGCACGATGAAGGCCAGGAAATCCTGTCCGTCGAACGCGCCAGCCACCAGGATATCCGCGAGATGCATATCGGCCTGTTGAATATGATGCCGGACGCGGCCCTGGAAGCCACCGAGCGGCAGTTTTTCCGCTTGGTGGGCGCGGCCAATCCCATCGTGCAATTCCATATGCATCCCTTCACCATCCGGGGCCAGGAGCGCAGTCCCGAGGCTTTGGCCCATATCGGGCGTTATTATGAAAGTTTCGAGCAGATCAAGGCCCAGGGTTTGGATGGTTTGATCGTGAGCGGGGCCAATGTCAGCCAGCCGCGGTTGCCGGAGGAGCCGTTTTGGCAGCCTTTGACCGAGGTGTTCGATTGGGCGCGGGAAAACGTGACTTCCATTCTGTGTTCCTGCCTCGCCACCCATGCCTTGTTCGAGTATGCGACCGGGATTCCACGCACCCATTTGGGGTTCAAGCGCTGGGGGGTTTATTCCCATCATGTGGTGGAGCGGCGGCACCCTTTGGTGTCCACCATCAATACCCGGTTCGATGTGCCGCATTCCCGTTTCAACGAAATTTTCCGCGAGGATATGGAACGGGCCGGGCTCAAGGTCTTGGTGGAAAGCGCCGAGGCGGGGGTGCATCTGGCGGTGAGCCGGGATTTGCTGCGGGTGGTGTATTTCCAGGGGCATCCCGAGTATGACACCGTGAGTTTGTTGAAGGAATATAAACGCGAGGTCTTGCGCTATTATCACGGCGAGCGGGAGGATTATCCGCCATTCCCGGAACATTACTTCAATACCGAGGTGGGCGAGGTGTTGAGCGAATACGGCCAGCATTTGCGTAGCGCCCGGCGCGCTGGCCAACCCGCCCCGGAATTCCCCGAGCCCGACATCCTCCGACATTTGGATAATACTTGGCGCGATACCGCCAAGGCGGTGTTCAATAACTGGCTGGGTTTGATTTACCAAGTGACCGACCAGGACCGGCGCAAGCCGCTCATGGATCATGTCGATCCTGGGAATCCTTTGGGCTTGCGCTTGTGA
- a CDS encoding DUF4202 domain-containing protein: MNTPNLDLVLRLIDQANAADPNQEIWQGESQPKELLYGRRMSEWLEKLRPEAGDLLRIAARGQHIRRWEVPRDSYPMTREGYLKWRTFLYGFHGEKVGELMAGAGYPPEDVARVRAILSKRGMKTDPEVQLIEDVACLVFLEYYFLAFTATQDDDKLLGIVRKTWNKMSGTARNRALTLDFPDSVQPLLARALEPA, encoded by the coding sequence ATGAATACTCCCAATCTCGACTTGGTGTTGCGCCTCATCGACCAGGCCAATGCCGCCGACCCCAACCAGGAAATCTGGCAGGGCGAATCCCAGCCCAAGGAACTGCTGTACGGGCGGCGCATGTCGGAATGGCTGGAAAAGCTCCGGCCCGAAGCGGGCGATTTGCTGCGTATCGCCGCCCGCGGCCAGCATATTAGGCGCTGGGAAGTGCCGCGCGATAGCTATCCCATGACCCGCGAGGGTTATCTGAAATGGCGGACTTTCCTCTACGGTTTCCATGGCGAAAAAGTGGGCGAACTCATGGCCGGGGCGGGCTATCCGCCGGAGGATGTGGCGCGGGTCCGGGCGATCCTGTCCAAGCGCGGCATGAAAACCGACCCGGAGGTGCAGTTGATCGAGGATGTGGCTTGTTTGGTCTTCCTCGAATACTACTTCCTGGCCTTCACCGCGACCCAGGACGACGACAAGCTATTGGGCATCGTCCGCAAGACCTGGAACAAGATGTCCGGGACGGCGCGGAACCGGGCCTTGACCCTGGATTTCCCGGATTCGGTCCAGCCTTTATTGGCCCGCGCCTTGGAGCCCGCTTGA
- a CDS encoding cation diffusion facilitator family transporter gives MNPAAPPATPPSLARFAWLSILAAILTIGLKAQAYRMTGSVGLLSDAAESLVNLVAAIVALTMLGFAARPADSHHPFGHGKAEYFSSGFEGALILVAAGGIAWAAWERLWHPQPLVQLDIGIAVSAAAGFINLAVARVLLRAGREYGSITLEADGKHLMSDVWTTGAILLALGGIAWTGWQWLDPAIAFLAAVQIVWSGLELMVRSASGLLDAAIPEAEMVDIERILEGYRAEGIQFHDLRTRASGMQRFMTVHVLVPGSHTVQAGHDLLERIEADIGAALPNIAIVTHLEPLEDAASFAHAQIERGPPRSKPPRQGAEVPRPAPAARGDWGMVCRMAGAALLVVGGGASMALAGYYADIAMGASLLGLMLALWGGRIAKRA, from the coding sequence TTGAATCCTGCCGCCCCACCGGCAACCCCGCCTTCATTGGCGCGGTTCGCTTGGCTATCCATCCTCGCCGCGATCCTGACCATCGGACTCAAGGCCCAGGCTTATCGCATGACGGGCTCGGTCGGGCTGTTGTCCGACGCCGCAGAATCCTTGGTGAACCTGGTCGCGGCCATCGTGGCCCTGACCATGCTCGGCTTCGCGGCCCGGCCCGCCGATAGCCACCATCCGTTCGGGCATGGCAAGGCCGAGTATTTTTCCAGCGGCTTCGAGGGGGCTTTGATCCTGGTCGCGGCGGGCGGCATCGCCTGGGCCGCCTGGGAACGCCTCTGGCATCCCCAACCCTTGGTCCAACTCGATATCGGCATCGCGGTGTCCGCCGCCGCCGGGTTCATCAATCTGGCGGTCGCCCGCGTCTTGCTGCGGGCGGGGCGCGAATACGGCTCGATCACCCTGGAGGCCGATGGCAAGCATTTGATGTCCGATGTCTGGACCACGGGCGCGATCCTGCTGGCCTTGGGCGGCATCGCCTGGACGGGCTGGCAATGGCTCGATCCCGCCATCGCCTTCCTGGCGGCGGTGCAAATCGTGTGGTCGGGGTTGGAATTGATGGTCCGCTCGGCGTCCGGCTTGTTGGACGCGGCGATTCCCGAGGCGGAAATGGTGGATATCGAGCGCATCCTCGAAGGCTACCGGGCCGAGGGCATCCAATTCCACGATCTAAGGACCCGCGCCTCCGGGATGCAGCGCTTCATGACCGTCCATGTGCTGGTGCCGGGCAGCCATACGGTGCAGGCCGGGCACGATCTGCTGGAACGGATCGAGGCCGATATCGGCGCGGCCCTGCCCAACATCGCCATCGTCACCCATCTCGAACCCTTGGAGGACGCGGCTTCCTTCGCCCATGCCCAAATCGAACGCGGCCCGCCCCGGTCCAAGCCGCCGCGCCAAGGAGCCGAAGTCCCGCGCCCAGCCCCGGCGGCGCGGGGCGATTGGGGCATGGTTTGCCGGATGGCGGGGGCGGCTTTGTTGGTGGTGGGGGGCGGGGCCAGCATGGCGCTGGCGGGGTATTACGCCGATATCGCGATGGGGGCCAGCCTGCTCGGCTTGATGTTGGCGTTGTGGGGCGGGCGCATCGCCAAGCGGGCCTGA
- a CDS encoding NAD(P)/FAD-dependent oxidoreductase: MTQFSRRAFLGWAAMAGLAGTLGCSGNRSKPGKPSLANAKVVVLGGGFAGATAARYLTLLDPSLKVTLIERNSYYLPCPGSNEFITSLPGHKRPKELRFDYKAIKATGVQSVTGEAKGVDIRNRAVLLADGSTVPYDRLIVAPGIDFRWDAIPGYDEEASLIAPHAWQAGPQTSLLRRQLRAMRNGDVVMIVVPQNPYRCPPGPYERASLMAHFLKRHMPRSKVLILDAKTQFSKQALFMQGWKELYPGMVEWISAEKEGRIERVDVHKRTVHTDFGRHRANVLNVIPPQKAGKLAQIAGLVDDSGWCPVDPRSFESTLAPGVHVIGDACIATPMPKSAFAANAQAKVCAAAVVDLLSEREPGPPALINHCYSLLSPEYAISVTGVYEYSPGDKTLVATATGETPPHGDREREAAMAHSWQALFMKEVFG, encoded by the coding sequence ATGACCCAGTTTTCCCGCCGCGCCTTCCTGGGCTGGGCCGCCATGGCCGGCCTCGCGGGCACCCTAGGCTGTTCCGGCAACCGCTCGAAACCCGGCAAGCCCTCCCTCGCCAACGCCAAGGTCGTGGTCCTGGGCGGGGGTTTCGCCGGGGCGACCGCGGCGCGCTATCTGACCCTGCTCGACCCTTCCCTCAAAGTCACCCTGATCGAGCGCAACAGTTATTACCTGCCCTGCCCCGGCTCCAACGAATTCATCACCAGCCTGCCCGGCCACAAACGCCCCAAGGAGTTGCGCTTCGATTACAAAGCGATCAAGGCCACCGGCGTCCAGTCCGTCACCGGCGAGGCCAAGGGCGTCGATATCCGCAACCGCGCGGTCCTGCTGGCCGATGGTTCCACCGTGCCCTACGACCGGCTGATCGTGGCCCCCGGCATAGACTTCCGCTGGGACGCCATCCCCGGCTACGACGAGGAAGCCAGCCTCATCGCGCCCCACGCCTGGCAGGCCGGGCCGCAGACCTCCCTGCTCCGCCGCCAGCTCCGCGCCATGCGCAACGGCGATGTGGTCATGATCGTGGTGCCGCAGAATCCCTATCGCTGCCCGCCCGGCCCCTACGAACGCGCCTCGCTGATGGCCCATTTCCTCAAGCGCCATATGCCGCGCTCGAAAGTCCTGATCCTGGATGCCAAAACCCAGTTCTCCAAGCAAGCGCTGTTCATGCAGGGTTGGAAGGAACTGTATCCGGGGATGGTGGAATGGATTTCGGCGGAGAAGGAAGGCCGGATCGAGCGGGTGGATGTCCACAAGCGGACCGTGCATACCGATTTCGGCCGCCACCGGGCCAATGTGCTGAACGTGATCCCGCCGCAAAAGGCCGGGAAACTGGCGCAGATCGCCGGCTTGGTGGACGATTCGGGCTGGTGTCCGGTCGATCCCCGCAGCTTCGAATCGACCCTCGCCCCTGGCGTGCATGTCATCGGCGACGCCTGCATCGCGACGCCCATGCCCAAATCGGCCTTCGCCGCCAATGCCCAGGCCAAGGTCTGCGCCGCCGCCGTGGTCGACCTTTTGTCCGAGCGCGAACCCGGCCCGCCCGCCCTCATCAACCATTGCTACAGCCTGTTGAGTCCCGAGTACGCGATTTCCGTGACCGGGGTCTACGAATACTCCCCTGGCGACAAAACCCTGGTCGCCACCGCGACCGGCGAAACCCCGCCCCACGGCGACCGCGAGCGGGAAGCCGCCATGGCCCATAGCTGGCAAGCCTTGTTCATGAAGGAAGTGTTCGGCTGA
- a CDS encoding c-type cytochrome has protein sequence MRPFPKPLLPVLALSLLPFAAPGGTGPRPDAATLARACGGCHGAHGQGFDTIPALTGIPEAEFVRRMKAFRDGLRRATVMDRIAKGYTDEDFAAVAKYFSH, from the coding sequence ATGCGCCCCTTTCCAAAACCGCTGCTGCCCGTCCTGGCCTTGTCGCTCCTGCCTTTCGCCGCCCCCGGTGGCACCGGCCCCCGCCCCGACGCCGCCACCCTCGCCCGCGCCTGCGGCGGTTGCCACGGTGCCCACGGCCAGGGTTTCGATACCATCCCCGCGCTGACGGGAATCCCCGAAGCCGAATTCGTGCGGCGCATGAAGGCGTTCCGCGACGGATTGCGGCGGGCCACAGTCATGGACCGCATCGCCAAAGGCTACACGGACGAAGACTTCGCCGCCGTGGCGAAGTATTTCAGCCATTGA
- the amoC gene encoding bacterial ammonia monooxygenase, subunit AmoC, with protein MAATTAGGVAAQDKPLLDTKWLAFAFTIYTVFYMWVRWYEGVYGWAAGLDSFAPEFETYWMNFLYTEIVLEVTTASILWGYIWKSRDRNLAAITPREELRRNMTHLIWVFAYAWAIYWGASYFTEQDGTWHQTIVRDTDFTPSHIIEFYLSYPIYIITGFGAFLYAKTRLPYFAQGLSLPYLVTVVGPFMILPNVGLNEWGHTFWFMEELFVAPLHYGFVIFGWLALAIAGVLLQIFASFATVIGKDVCEAVDQGLIAK; from the coding sequence ATGGCTGCAACAACCGCTGGCGGCGTCGCCGCGCAGGACAAGCCGCTGCTCGATACGAAGTGGCTGGCGTTCGCGTTCACGATCTACACCGTGTTCTACATGTGGGTGCGCTGGTACGAAGGCGTGTACGGCTGGGCCGCGGGCCTGGACTCCTTCGCGCCTGAGTTCGAGACCTACTGGATGAACTTCCTGTACACCGAGATCGTGCTGGAAGTGACCACCGCGTCGATCCTGTGGGGCTACATCTGGAAGAGCCGCGACCGCAACCTGGCCGCGATCACCCCGCGCGAAGAGCTGCGCCGCAACATGACCCACCTGATCTGGGTGTTCGCCTATGCGTGGGCGATCTACTGGGGCGCTTCCTACTTCACCGAGCAGGACGGCACCTGGCACCAGACCATCGTGCGCGACACCGACTTCACCCCGTCGCACATCATCGAGTTCTACCTGAGCTACCCGATCTACATCATCACCGGCTTCGGCGCGTTCCTGTACGCCAAGACCCGCCTGCCGTACTTCGCGCAGGGCCTGTCCCTGCCGTACCTGGTGACCGTTGTGGGTCCGTTCATGATCCTGCCGAACGTGGGCCTGAACGAATGGGGCCACACCTTCTGGTTCATGGAAGAGCTGTTCGTGGCTCCCCTGCACTACGGCTTCGTGATCTTCGGCTGGCTGGCGCTGGCCATCGCCGGCGTGCTGCTGCAGATCTTCGCGAGCTTCGCGACCGTGATCGGCAAGGACGTCTGCGAAGCGGTCGACCAGGGCCTGATCGCCAAGTAA
- the amoA gene encoding bacterial ammonia monooxygenase, subunit AmoA, which translates to MSALQSAVRSHAEAVQVSRTIDYLGLFIFFFVICGSYHIHAMLTMGDWDFWSDWKDRRLWVTVTPIVLVTFPAAAQVFLWERFRQPWAATVCVLALLFGEWVNRYFNFWGWTYFPVNFVFPAILVPGAIILDVCLMLSGSYLFTAIIGGLAWGLIFYPGNWPIIAPIHVPVEYNGMLMSIADIQGYNYVRTGTPEYIRMVEKGTLRTFGKDVAPVSAFFSGFMSILIYFMWHFVGRWFSNVRFLKNT; encoded by the coding sequence ATGAGCGCACTTCAATCTGCGGTCCGGTCCCACGCCGAGGCCGTGCAGGTTTCCCGGACCATCGACTATCTGGGCCTGTTCATCTTCTTCTTCGTCATCTGCGGTTCGTACCACATCCACGCGATGCTGACCATGGGCGACTGGGACTTCTGGTCCGACTGGAAGGACCGCCGCCTGTGGGTCACCGTGACCCCGATCGTGCTGGTGACCTTCCCGGCCGCCGCGCAGGTGTTCCTGTGGGAACGTTTCCGCCAGCCGTGGGCCGCGACCGTGTGCGTGTTGGCGCTGCTGTTCGGTGAATGGGTCAACCGCTACTTCAACTTCTGGGGCTGGACCTACTTCCCCGTGAACTTCGTGTTCCCGGCCATCCTGGTCCCGGGCGCGATCATCCTCGACGTCTGCCTGATGCTGTCCGGCAGCTACCTGTTCACCGCCATCATCGGTGGCCTGGCCTGGGGTTTGATCTTCTACCCCGGCAACTGGCCGATCATCGCCCCGATCCACGTGCCGGTTGAATACAACGGCATGCTGATGTCCATCGCCGACATCCAGGGCTACAACTATGTGCGTACCGGCACCCCCGAGTACATCCGCATGGTCGAGAAGGGCACCCTGCGTACCTTCGGTAAGGACGTGGCCCCGGTGTCCGCGTTCTTCTCCGGCTTCATGTCCATCCTGATCTACTTCATGTGGCACTTCGTCGGCCGCTGGTTCTCCAACGTCCGCTTCCTGAAGAACACCTGA
- the amoB gene encoding bacterial ammonia monooxygenase, subunit AmoB, which produces MKLLKDRIAKWSMVGLLTAFAATSFYAPNASAHGEKSQAAFMRMRTIHWYDLKWSKEKVKVNEQVEITGKFHVFEGWPETVDEPDVSFLNIGIPGPVFIRKESYIGGQLVPRSVRLEIGKTYEFKVVLKARRPGDWHVHTMMNVQGGGPIIGPGKWITIEGSMGDFKNPVTTLTGQTVDLESYNLENTYFWHALWYAIGLAWIVYWVRRPVFLPRMLLADAGRADELVSGTDRKVAMGFAAGTLLLVIFAMSGANGKYPITIPLQAGTLRGIKPIEMTKPTVSVKVEDASYRVPGRAMRMKLTITNSGNSAVRLGEFYTASVRFLDSDVYKDTTGYPEDLLAEDGLEVSDNSPLAPGETRTVEVTASDAAWEVYRLSDIIYDPDSRFAGLLFFFDAAGNRQVTQIDAPLIPSFM; this is translated from the coding sequence ATGAAACTACTCAAAGACAGGATCGCCAAGTGGTCCATGGTCGGCTTGCTGACCGCGTTCGCGGCGACCAGCTTCTACGCGCCGAACGCCTCCGCGCACGGCGAAAAGTCCCAGGCCGCGTTCATGCGTATGCGTACCATCCACTGGTACGACCTGAAGTGGAGCAAGGAAAAGGTCAAGGTCAACGAACAGGTCGAGATCACCGGCAAGTTCCACGTGTTCGAGGGCTGGCCGGAAACCGTGGACGAGCCGGATGTATCGTTCCTGAACATCGGTATTCCCGGCCCGGTCTTCATCCGCAAGGAATCCTACATCGGCGGCCAGCTGGTGCCGCGTTCCGTGCGCCTCGAGATCGGCAAGACCTATGAGTTCAAAGTGGTGCTGAAGGCCCGCCGCCCCGGCGACTGGCACGTCCACACCATGATGAACGTCCAGGGCGGCGGTCCGATCATCGGGCCCGGCAAGTGGATCACCATCGAAGGCTCGATGGGCGACTTCAAGAACCCGGTCACCACCCTGACCGGCCAGACCGTGGACCTCGAGAGCTACAACCTGGAGAACACCTACTTCTGGCACGCCCTGTGGTACGCGATCGGCCTGGCCTGGATCGTCTACTGGGTCCGCCGTCCGGTGTTCCTGCCGCGCATGCTGCTGGCCGACGCCGGCCGCGCCGACGAGCTGGTTTCCGGGACCGACCGCAAGGTCGCCATGGGCTTCGCGGCCGGCACCCTGTTGCTGGTGATCTTCGCGATGTCCGGTGCCAACGGCAAGTACCCGATCACCATCCCGCTGCAGGCCGGTACCCTGCGCGGCATCAAGCCGATCGAGATGACCAAGCCGACCGTCTCCGTCAAGGTGGAGGACGCCAGCTACCGCGTGCCGGGCCGCGCCATGCGCATGAAGCTGACCATCACCAACAGCGGCAACAGCGCCGTGCGTTTGGGCGAGTTCTACACCGCGTCCGTGCGGTTCCTGGACTCCGACGTGTACAAGGACACCACCGGCTATCCCGAGGACCTGCTGGCCGAGGACGGCCTGGAAGTCAGCGACAACAGCCCGCTGGCTCCCGGCGAGACCCGCACCGTGGAAGTGACCGCTTCCGACGCGGCGTGGGAAGTCTACCGCCTGTCCGACATCATCTACGATCCGGACAGCCGCTTCGCCGGCCTCCTGTTCTTCTTCGACGCCGCTGGCAACCGTCAGGTGACCCAGATCGACGCGCCGTTGATCCCGTCCTTCATGTAA